A genomic region of Methanomassiliicoccus sp. contains the following coding sequences:
- a CDS encoding FAD-binding oxidoreductase produces the protein MIDKYPALIARCLGVGDIIKAVKFARANQLLVAVRGGGHNVSGNAVCDGGLVIDLSCMKGIRVDPIAQTARAEPGVTWGEIDQQTQAFGLALPGGIHSTTGIAGLTLGGGYGYLSRKYGLTIDSLLSVDIVTATGQFLTASKTDNPDLFWGIRGGGGNFGIVTSFEFKLHPVGPMVLSGMLLHPLTKAKDLMRSYREFIASAPDELYSFVNLMTAPYSSQLPTHIQGTPVMAIVLCYVGPIEDGERMIRPLRAIGPPEVDLVLPRPYVELQSMLNAGHPPGCQNYWKSEYLMGLSDEAIYILIDHVSRKPSPRSKVIVVNLLGAVRRVNDDETPYNHRAAPFILNINSTWSDTMENEKNIKWARDLWKAVQPFSTGGVYVNFLMNEGIDRVLAAYGKENFERLKALKNKYDPTNFFSLNQNIRPS, from the coding sequence ATGATCGACAAATACCCTGCCCTCATCGCCCGTTGCTTGGGGGTTGGCGATATCATCAAAGCCGTCAAATTCGCTCGTGCGAACCAGCTATTGGTGGCCGTTCGGGGCGGCGGCCACAACGTCTCAGGTAACGCCGTTTGTGATGGCGGATTGGTCATCGACCTCTCCTGTATGAAGGGAATTCGTGTGGACCCCATTGCACAGACCGCACGGGCGGAACCTGGTGTTACTTGGGGGGAGATCGATCAACAGACCCAAGCTTTCGGCCTGGCATTACCTGGAGGCATCCATTCTACGACAGGCATTGCCGGCCTCACCTTGGGTGGGGGGTATGGTTACCTGTCCCGGAAGTATGGTCTGACCATCGATAGCCTACTATCAGTCGACATCGTCACAGCCACTGGCCAGTTCCTGACGGCAAGCAAGACCGATAATCCTGACCTGTTCTGGGGGATTCGTGGTGGCGGTGGTAATTTCGGTATCGTCACTTCGTTCGAGTTCAAGTTGCACCCTGTAGGTCCAATGGTCTTGAGCGGCATGTTGCTCCATCCCCTCACGAAGGCAAAGGATTTGATGCGGTCCTATCGTGAATTTATCGCTTCGGCTCCTGACGAGCTATACTCCTTCGTTAACCTCATGACTGCACCCTACTCATCTCAGCTACCGACACACATTCAGGGAACCCCAGTAATGGCCATAGTGCTTTGCTATGTTGGACCGATCGAGGATGGCGAGAGGATGATCAGACCTCTTCGAGCTATCGGTCCCCCCGAGGTCGACCTGGTCCTTCCGAGACCTTATGTCGAGTTACAATCGATGTTGAATGCTGGGCACCCACCCGGTTGCCAGAACTACTGGAAGTCGGAATACCTTATGGGTCTGAGCGATGAGGCCATCTATATCCTGATCGATCATGTCTCCAGAAAACCCTCACCTAGGTCGAAGGTGATCGTCGTAAACCTGTTAGGTGCGGTCAGAAGGGTGAATGATGACGAGACCCCTTACAACCATCGTGCCGCCCCTTTCATCCTTAACATCAATTCAACTTGGTCGGATACCATGGAAAATGAGAAGAACATTAAATGGGCACGGGATCTCTGGAAAGCAGTGCAGCCCTTCTCTACGGGTGGAGTATATGTGAACTTCCTAATGAACGAGGGGATCGACAGAGTTCTCGCAGCCTATGGAAAAGAGAATTTCGAGCGCCTTAAAGCTCTCAAGAACAAATACGACCCCACGAACTTCTTTAGCCTTAATCAGAACATCAGGCCCAGCTGA
- a CDS encoding nitroreductase has translation MDVIDAVHRRRALRALDTRTIEEEKIRKMVEAMRLAPSCNNNQPWRVVLCTGETLEKVKECLDKGNAWATRAPLIIVVSARPSEDCRQNEGRDYYQFGCGLGVAHLILQAIELGLIAHPISGFNPVKTRAALDIPADYVVITYVICGYPSDDESLLSDWQKERQRARPERRPIGDVFYSNHWGEPLQ, from the coding sequence ATGGACGTCATAGACGCTGTTCATCGTCGTCGGGCGCTACGGGCCTTGGACACAAGGACAATCGAGGAGGAGAAGATACGGAAGATGGTGGAGGCCATGCGCCTGGCTCCCAGCTGCAACAATAATCAACCGTGGAGGGTGGTCCTGTGCACCGGCGAGACGTTGGAGAAGGTGAAGGAGTGCCTCGACAAGGGAAATGCTTGGGCTACGAGGGCACCCCTCATCATCGTTGTGTCAGCCAGGCCGTCCGAGGACTGTCGCCAGAACGAGGGGCGGGACTATTATCAGTTCGGCTGCGGCCTGGGTGTCGCCCATTTGATCCTGCAGGCGATCGAGCTCGGACTTATAGCCCACCCCATATCTGGATTCAACCCTGTGAAGACACGAGCAGCTCTAGACATACCCGCAGACTATGTGGTCATCACTTACGTCATCTGCGGCTATCCCAGTGATGATGAGAGCCTTCTATCGGACTGGCAAAAGGAGAGGCAACGGGCCAGGCCTGAACGTAGGCCCATTGGCGATGTGTTCTATAGCAACCATTGGGGGGAGCCTCTCCAGTAG
- a CDS encoding MoxR family ATPase, with the protein MVSEEVLQIQWQHKIIGRKAELQDALYAIEAEKHMLIEGAVGVGKTVIATALADHFKRNIYRIDGDERYTEQKMVGWFDPSIVMAKGYTKEAFIEGPLYKAMVEGAFLFINELNRMPEGTQNVLLPAMDERMIVVPRIGTVRAKEGFTIIATQNPEEYIGTSRLGEALKDRFVMIWLDYQTEEEEELIVRKETSSEDDLLVRAAVKIVRITRASPDIRRGASIRGAIDIVLVMQRMTSKHISELDSATRRAMLEKATIMSLSSKVELREGSHEKQVEILRKIASEVLREMRISVEAQEGPLKQEHTANF; encoded by the coding sequence ATGGTTTCAGAGGAAGTATTGCAGATCCAGTGGCAGCACAAGATCATCGGGAGAAAGGCTGAGCTTCAGGACGCTTTGTATGCAATAGAGGCAGAGAAACACATGCTTATTGAGGGAGCGGTGGGAGTTGGCAAGACGGTCATAGCCACGGCCCTAGCCGATCATTTCAAGCGCAACATCTACCGCATCGACGGTGATGAGCGCTATACCGAACAGAAGATGGTAGGGTGGTTCGATCCATCCATCGTCATGGCCAAGGGCTACACCAAGGAGGCTTTCATCGAGGGTCCATTGTACAAGGCGATGGTCGAGGGGGCCTTCCTGTTCATCAATGAGCTGAACCGGATGCCCGAGGGGACCCAGAACGTTCTATTACCGGCGATGGACGAGAGGATGATCGTCGTTCCTCGTATCGGGACCGTCAGAGCAAAGGAGGGATTTACCATCATCGCGACCCAGAACCCCGAGGAATATATAGGGACCAGCAGGCTTGGTGAGGCTCTCAAGGATCGTTTCGTCATGATATGGCTGGACTATCAGACGGAGGAGGAAGAGGAGCTGATCGTCCGTAAGGAGACCAGCTCCGAGGACGACCTCCTCGTGAGAGCGGCCGTCAAGATCGTGCGGATCACGCGAGCCAGCCCCGATATTAGGAGGGGGGCATCGATCAGGGGCGCGATAGATATCGTTCTGGTCATGCAACGAATGACCTCAAAGCACATCTCCGAGCTGGACTCCGCAACAAGAAGAGCAATGCTGGAAAAGGCGACCATCATGTCGCTATCCTCCAAGGTCGAACTGCGGGAAGGCTCGCATGAGAAGCAGGTGGAGATCCTCAGGAAGATCGCCAGCGAGGTCCTCAGAGAGATGAGGATATCGGTAGAAGCGCAGGAGGGACCGCTCAAACAGGAGCACACTGCAAATTTTTAG
- a CDS encoding SLATT domain-containing protein codes for MALDMVEFQKDVLDLEERCQRSRASHFIDANRWTNANWWLGVFSIVLGALGGTATASTAGGGSDALVIPFAVGFSFLAGVIGAVVSFLKPEEKASAHKRAGDGWSILADKFFKLARTDISLKQPDELSKMLDDLIAEKQRVTEASPVISQKARVGVSDKNSKDLRASTFQVGKVTGRIKQI; via the coding sequence TTGGCTCTCGATATGGTGGAATTTCAAAAGGATGTATTAGATCTTGAGGAGCGGTGCCAGAGGTCAAGGGCGAGTCATTTCATTGATGCCAACAGATGGACGAATGCCAATTGGTGGCTAGGTGTTTTTTCGATCGTGTTAGGAGCTCTCGGAGGGACCGCGACCGCCTCAACGGCAGGTGGGGGCTCAGATGCTCTGGTTATACCCTTTGCGGTCGGTTTCTCCTTCCTTGCAGGCGTGATCGGGGCGGTGGTTTCGTTCCTAAAGCCAGAGGAGAAGGCCTCAGCACACAAGCGAGCGGGCGATGGATGGTCAATCCTGGCGGACAAATTTTTTAAGTTAGCTCGAACCGACATATCATTGAAGCAGCCGGATGAGCTGAGCAAGATGCTCGACGACCTAATTGCTGAAAAGCAGAGGGTAACTGAGGCCAGTCCTGTGATCTCTCAGAAAGCGAGGGTCGGAGTATCGGACAAGAACTCAAAGGACCTCCGGGCATCGACCTTTCAGGTGGGAAAAGTGACGGGGAGGATCAAGCAGATCTAA
- a CDS encoding C_GCAxxG_C_C family protein, with protein MPSEEKAIKHASECWEKGYNCTESVLRGVCYGLGVELPDVALKMATPFGGGVGRSQELCGALSGGVLAVGTVLGRTECGEDRFVSYNAARDLYDQFRDKFGSSLCHELNFGDFTSPEHRERCESFVIETVRKTFRIIRKA; from the coding sequence ATGCCGTCGGAAGAGAAAGCCATCAAGCACGCGTCCGAATGCTGGGAGAAGGGTTACAACTGCACCGAGTCCGTTCTTAGAGGAGTATGCTACGGTCTGGGCGTGGAACTCCCAGACGTCGCCCTGAAGATGGCCACGCCCTTTGGCGGCGGAGTGGGAAGGAGCCAGGAGCTGTGCGGCGCCCTCTCCGGAGGGGTGCTGGCCGTGGGGACCGTGCTGGGTAGGACCGAATGTGGGGAGGACCGCTTCGTGAGCTACAACGCCGCCCGGGACCTTTATGACCAGTTCCGGGACAAGTTCGGTTCCTCGCTGTGCCATGAGCTGAACTTCGGCGACTTCACGTCCCCCGAGCATCGGGAGCGTTGCGAGTCCTTCGTGATAGAGACCGTACGTAAGACCTTCAGGATCATCCGCAAAGCGTGA
- a CDS encoding carboxymuconolactone decarboxylase family protein, with amino-acid sequence MGEYEEALEDIKITMGLVLDQFKVIPKNAVAPEWDEMKKYSFSESKIPAKYRELIGLAIAASIKCPYCIYFHTKAAKMNGATDEEIAELALLTRFTTGWSSILHASSIDYDNFTKQFDQVAQYLQSKSKE; translated from the coding sequence ATGGGCGAATATGAAGAGGCTCTGGAGGACATCAAGATAACAATGGGCTTGGTCTTGGACCAGTTCAAGGTCATCCCTAAGAATGCGGTCGCACCGGAATGGGACGAGATGAAAAAATACTCTTTTAGCGAGTCCAAGATACCCGCTAAATATCGGGAGCTTATCGGACTCGCTATCGCAGCATCGATTAAGTGTCCTTACTGCATCTACTTCCATACCAAGGCAGCCAAGATGAACGGTGCGACCGATGAAGAGATTGCCGAACTGGCATTATTGACGAGATTCACAACCGGGTGGAGCTCAATCCTGCACGCCAGCTCGATCGACTACGATAACTTCACGAAGCAGTTCGATCAGGTCGCACAGTATTTGCAGAGCAAATCGAAAGAATAA
- a CDS encoding META domain-containing protein, which yields MDIGTEVTGRRWELTSILLEGRSVQGVVGAGAYMVLGPDMRVHGRGGCNRFFGAYFMDGDALSFGNIASTRMYCFETMHVEDAFFQAMGLITSRNLEESVLELRSSDGSTILRFEEYDEVVSDMPSPTEKDDQPPSNVE from the coding sequence ATGGACATTGGGACAGAGGTAACGGGACGGAGATGGGAGCTTACCTCGATCTTGCTGGAGGGTCGATCCGTGCAGGGGGTGGTGGGCGCTGGTGCGTACATGGTCTTGGGACCGGACATGAGGGTCCATGGCCGGGGTGGTTGCAACCGATTCTTTGGCGCCTACTTCATGGACGGTGATGCCCTAAGCTTCGGAAACATCGCATCGACGAGGATGTACTGCTTTGAGACGATGCACGTGGAGGACGCCTTCTTCCAGGCCATGGGTCTGATCACTTCGCGGAACTTGGAGGAGAGCGTTCTGGAGTTGAGGTCCAGCGACGGCTCGACCATTCTGAGGTTCGAGGAATATGATGAAGTGGTCAGTGACATGCCTTCACCCACCGAGAAGGACGATCAACCCCCTTCGAACGTTGAATAA
- a CDS encoding DUF2769 domain-containing protein: MDPFDQMLHDLSSGDPEVNEIKLASLKKACVCPQCPTFNKYAEDHGETLYCITGKSDQPLKEELGCICADCPVAAEGGLVNNYYCTIGSEMEMRKNRRIPRGVRAEKLY, from the coding sequence TTGGACCCGTTCGATCAAATGCTTCATGACCTGTCCTCCGGGGATCCAGAGGTCAATGAGATCAAATTGGCCAGTCTGAAGAAGGCATGTGTCTGTCCACAATGCCCGACCTTCAACAAATATGCGGAGGACCATGGGGAGACCCTATACTGCATAACTGGAAAGAGCGATCAGCCCTTGAAGGAGGAGCTGGGTTGCATTTGTGCCGATTGTCCCGTGGCCGCTGAGGGAGGGCTTGTCAACAATTATTACTGTACCATCGGTTCCGAGATGGAGATGCGGAAGAACCGGCGAATACCACGTGGTGTAAGGGCCGAAAAATTATACTAG
- a CDS encoding GNAT family N-acetyltransferase gives MGEINTRVPGFTIRFAREGDEALILFFIRSLADYEGLASGVVTNEETIRDSMFMSECAEALIGMLDGKPVAFALFFHTYAGFLGKPNLYVEDLFVVEEHRGKGLGKSMIACLAKIADQRDCHRMDWLVLDWNEPTIAFYKGLGAAPVSDMTVYRLSRSYLQQLSREL, from the coding sequence ATGGGTGAGATCAATACGAGGGTCCCCGGGTTCACCATCCGTTTCGCTCGGGAGGGCGATGAGGCCTTGATCCTGTTCTTCATAAGAAGTCTGGCAGATTATGAGGGATTGGCCTCAGGTGTGGTCACGAACGAGGAGACTATCAGGGACTCCATGTTCATGAGCGAGTGTGCCGAGGCGCTGATCGGGATGTTGGACGGCAAGCCGGTCGCTTTCGCGTTGTTCTTCCACACCTACGCCGGCTTCCTGGGAAAGCCCAATCTCTATGTAGAGGACCTGTTCGTCGTGGAGGAGCATCGTGGTAAAGGACTGGGCAAGTCGATGATCGCCTGCCTGGCCAAGATAGCGGATCAAAGGGATTGCCATCGGATGGACTGGCTTGTTCTCGACTGGAATGAGCCCACAATCGCCTTCTACAAGGGTCTGGGAGCTGCTCCCGTGTCTGATATGACCGTGTACCGCCTTAGCAGGTCGTACCTGCAACAGCTATCAAGGGAGCTGTGA
- a CDS encoding VWA domain-containing protein: MDMGRESPKTLAELLQEPAVFGEVIHTTQNPALRWSSALFLYDIQENLNEEQKMVARDILIRILMQLASQISARGIRSTKRRLTTFRPGLDEMEIEETMENIMGKTCPDHEDIIMVDKEPKERGVVMMLDISNSMQSEKILVAILAIGVLAYRLRGEKYAILTFNNEVNVIKPMDQEMAIEVVIDKLLEVRSQGATNIRLALETGLQQLSKDVASERLGIIATDGWVTKGEDPLEVAPRYSRLHVLQVPMGYGGCNSDMCTSMAKATKGKHFYVKNYRELPRAILEVLR; encoded by the coding sequence GTGGACATGGGAAGGGAGAGCCCGAAGACACTGGCTGAGCTGCTGCAGGAACCGGCCGTCTTTGGGGAAGTGATACATACGACCCAGAACCCCGCCCTCAGGTGGTCGTCGGCCTTGTTCCTTTATGACATTCAGGAGAACCTGAACGAGGAACAAAAGATGGTCGCCCGGGATATCCTGATCAGGATCCTGATGCAGCTAGCATCTCAGATCTCGGCCCGCGGGATAAGGTCGACAAAAAGACGACTCACCACCTTCAGGCCGGGCTTGGACGAGATGGAGATCGAAGAAACGATGGAGAACATCATGGGGAAGACATGCCCAGACCATGAGGACATTATCATGGTCGACAAGGAGCCCAAGGAGAGGGGGGTTGTCATGATGCTCGACATCAGCAACTCGATGCAGAGCGAGAAGATCCTGGTGGCCATTCTCGCCATAGGCGTTCTCGCCTATCGGCTCAGGGGTGAGAAATACGCTATCCTGACCTTCAATAATGAGGTGAACGTCATCAAGCCGATGGACCAGGAGATGGCCATCGAAGTGGTCATCGACAAGCTGCTGGAGGTACGGTCCCAAGGCGCGACCAATATCCGACTGGCACTAGAGACCGGTTTGCAACAGCTGTCCAAAGATGTCGCCAGCGAGAGGCTGGGCATAATTGCCACGGATGGATGGGTGACAAAGGGCGAAGATCCCCTCGAGGTCGCGCCCAGGTACTCGAGGCTCCATGTTCTGCAGGTCCCTATGGGATATGGGGGCTGCAACAGTGATATGTGTACATCGATGGCAAAGGCGACAAAAGGCAAGCATTTCTACGTCAAGAACTACCGTGAGCTCCCCAGGGCGATATTGGAGGTGTTACGGTAA
- a CDS encoding GYD domain-containing protein: protein MIEEEAKEGIQLIDIYWTLGRYDAVAIVEAPDVEAAMRMSIRRSENHIIETMVAIPAVEARRFVES, encoded by the coding sequence ATGATCGAGGAAGAGGCAAAGGAGGGCATTCAGCTGATCGACATCTATTGGACCCTTGGTCGCTATGATGCGGTCGCGATCGTGGAAGCTCCTGACGTGGAAGCGGCCATGAGGATGTCCATCAGACGAAGCGAGAACCACATCATCGAGACCATGGTGGCGATCCCTGCTGTGGAGGCCAGGAGGTTCGTCGAAAGTTGA
- a CDS encoding phosphotransacetylase family protein, whose amino-acid sequence MRTLFLSSVLEYSGKSTIALGLAKNFSGKLGYYKPFREEVLCINHRVVDRDAHMMRTALGLEASEEMLSPLKYDIFNPVSMQSVIDGFEKVKDESEFMLVEGPQLFSTGARHHMDGMAIAKELNADVILVSPGTPEAIDKITIYHRLMEANGQKLKGVILNRCNNPGVKKLVENGGVDVLGNIPALEELNYPRVKEIAEGLNAEVLAGIEGLNRSVEKVMVGGMTAESAMKEMRRLNRKAMITGGDRSDMLLSALSTDTSCLILTGGLYPDNHVLAKAEELQVPVLLVGHGTQVAADMFENLIARIDPTDMAKVDMVAEMVRRHVDLAKVWGD is encoded by the coding sequence ATGAGGACACTATTCTTAAGCTCAGTGCTTGAGTATTCGGGAAAGAGCACGATCGCCCTTGGCCTGGCCAAGAACTTCTCGGGGAAACTGGGGTACTACAAGCCCTTCCGCGAGGAGGTACTGTGCATCAACCACCGCGTGGTGGACAGGGACGCCCACATGATGAGGACGGCGCTAGGACTGGAAGCCAGCGAGGAGATGCTCTCCCCCCTGAAATACGATATCTTCAACCCCGTGAGCATGCAGAGCGTTATCGATGGCTTCGAGAAGGTCAAGGATGAGAGCGAGTTCATGCTGGTCGAGGGACCGCAGCTGTTCAGCACCGGGGCCCGGCACCACATGGACGGCATGGCTATCGCCAAGGAGCTTAACGCGGATGTGATCCTTGTCTCTCCCGGTACACCGGAGGCCATCGACAAGATCACCATCTACCATCGCCTCATGGAGGCCAACGGCCAAAAGCTCAAGGGCGTGATCCTGAACAGATGCAACAACCCCGGGGTGAAGAAGCTGGTGGAGAACGGCGGGGTCGACGTCCTGGGCAACATACCGGCGTTGGAGGAGCTTAACTATCCGCGCGTGAAGGAGATCGCCGAGGGCCTCAACGCAGAGGTCCTGGCGGGCATAGAGGGCCTCAACCGCAGCGTGGAGAAGGTCATGGTCGGAGGTATGACCGCGGAATCGGCCATGAAGGAGATGAGGCGTCTTAACCGGAAGGCCATGATCACCGGCGGTGACCGGTCGGACATGCTGCTTTCCGCCCTCAGCACGGACACCTCCTGCCTCATCCTCACCGGCGGGCTATATCCCGACAACCACGTCCTGGCCAAGGCCGAGGAGCTGCAGGTGCCGGTCCTGTTGGTCGGCCACGGAACCCAGGTGGCGGCGGACATGTTCGAGAACCTGATCGCCAGGATCGATCCCACGGACATGGCCAAGGTGGACATGGTGGCGGAGATGGTCCGCCGGCACGTGGACCTGGCCAAGGTGTGGGGCGACTAA
- a CDS encoding non-heme iron oxygenase ferredoxin subunit, with protein sequence MVKTLVYLASELLPGSMRGIEVLGRSVLVVNIDGTYYAMDGICSHGLADLSQGTLEGQILRCPRHGARFDVRNGKVYSGPVDIEGRAWDLRTYPVSVEKGCLTVDV encoded by the coding sequence ATGGTTAAGACACTGGTTTACCTGGCCTCCGAGCTTCTTCCGGGGAGCATGCGGGGCATCGAGGTGCTTGGACGAAGCGTCCTGGTGGTCAACATTGATGGGACCTACTACGCCATGGACGGCATCTGTTCCCATGGCCTGGCCGACCTTTCCCAAGGGACGCTGGAGGGGCAGATCCTGCGATGCCCCCGGCACGGAGCGCGCTTCGATGTGCGGAACGGTAAGGTCTACAGCGGACCTGTGGACATCGAGGGGCGGGCGTGGGACCTCCGCACCTACCCCGTAAGTGTGGAGAAAGGTTGCTTGACCGTGGATGTTTGA
- a CDS encoding GNAT family N-acetyltransferase has protein sequence MTNEAGKSFDTSIPGFTIRFAREGDETLILHFIKRLAEYERLSSEVVATEEVLHESLFLKKQAEVILGELNGVPVAFALFFHNFSTFLGKANLYLEDLFVDERYRGRGLGQCMFACLAFITIERGCERLDWWCLDWNESSIRFYERMGAKPMSDWTVYRIEGPTLQELARSL, from the coding sequence ATGACCAATGAGGCCGGTAAGAGCTTCGATACTAGCATCCCCGGGTTTACCATCCGTTTCGCTCGGGAAGGAGACGAGACCCTTATCCTGCATTTCATCAAGCGACTTGCGGAGTACGAGCGGCTGTCCTCAGAGGTTGTCGCTACCGAGGAGGTCCTCCATGAATCGTTGTTCTTGAAGAAGCAGGCAGAGGTGATCTTAGGAGAGTTGAACGGCGTCCCCGTGGCCTTCGCCCTGTTCTTCCACAACTTCTCCACCTTCCTGGGCAAGGCCAACCTGTACCTGGAGGACCTGTTCGTAGATGAGCGCTACCGAGGACGCGGACTCGGTCAGTGCATGTTCGCCTGCCTCGCATTCATAACTATTGAGCGCGGGTGCGAGCGCCTGGACTGGTGGTGCCTGGACTGGAATGAATCGTCCATTAGGTTCTATGAACGCATGGGCGCCAAGCCCATGTCCGATTGGACCGTGTACCGTATCGAGGGACCGACCCTGCAGGAACTGGCAAGGAGTCTTTGA
- a CDS encoding protease inhibitor I42 family protein: MRLEEQNIEARIGERFFIVLSSNPSTGYRWEASYEDGALELLGEEYERSSDLIGAGGHQTFTFLPLRNGETVVHLRYRRPWLKEAHEEREVRVSVAGPIVASHDPDGPGNDDIPPAMELL, encoded by the coding sequence ATGCGCCTGGAGGAGCAGAATATAGAGGCTAGGATCGGGGAGAGGTTCTTCATCGTCCTGAGCTCCAATCCCAGTACCGGATACCGGTGGGAAGCAAGCTATGAGGATGGTGCCCTGGAGCTGTTGGGGGAGGAGTACGAGAGGTCCTCGGACCTCATCGGTGCCGGGGGACACCAGACGTTCACGTTCTTGCCCTTGAGAAACGGAGAGACGGTGGTGCACCTCAGGTACAGGAGGCCGTGGTTAAAGGAGGCCCATGAGGAGAGAGAGGTCAGGGTCTCCGTGGCCGGGCCGATAGTGGCGTCCCATGATCCCGACGGACCAGGGAACGACGACATCCCTCCGGCCATGGAGCTTCTATAA
- a CDS encoding NYN domain-containing protein, translating to MTTVGIYVDGPNMERGLFEAGELRILERVGSVLKEYAQGLGEVVDADVFLDEATLWRSQKTREDYELNGFRFRETRSFKHIDVNTGAISFGKSLTDPSMHCALVDRLHDPDCPDILVLVTGDKDITVAMEYISMHHKEAVVVGEANSISSFLISKCEDLGFGCHVLQLMAPGSRALEGLADKERRERKSAEELRVTDGAGKPLSVHKYLKYRNDRSNQRNPNNIAYWRSRGYRERPPDWEDILKREREKEPE from the coding sequence ATGACCACCGTGGGGATATACGTGGACGGGCCCAACATGGAGAGGGGGCTGTTCGAAGCCGGGGAGCTAAGGATCCTGGAGAGAGTGGGGAGCGTCCTCAAGGAGTATGCCCAGGGATTGGGGGAGGTGGTGGACGCAGACGTGTTCCTTGATGAGGCGACCCTGTGGAGGTCGCAGAAGACCCGAGAGGACTATGAGCTGAATGGCTTCCGGTTCAGGGAGACCAGGTCCTTCAAGCACATAGACGTGAACACCGGTGCCATCTCCTTCGGGAAGAGCCTGACGGACCCCTCCATGCACTGTGCCCTCGTGGACAGGCTCCACGACCCTGACTGCCCCGACATTCTGGTGCTGGTCACCGGGGACAAGGACATCACCGTGGCCATGGAGTACATCAGCATGCATCACAAGGAAGCGGTAGTGGTAGGTGAGGCCAACTCCATCTCCAGCTTCCTTATATCCAAGTGTGAGGACCTGGGCTTCGGATGCCACGTCCTTCAGTTGATGGCTCCAGGCAGCAGGGCGCTGGAAGGCCTTGCGGACAAGGAGAGAAGGGAAAGAAAGAGCGCTGAGGAGCTGCGCGTCACCGACGGGGCGGGCAAGCCCCTCAGCGTGCACAAGTACCTCAAGTACCGCAACGACCGCTCCAACCAGAGGAACCCCAACAACATCGCCTACTGGCGATCCAGGGGATATCGGGAGCGGCCTCCGGACTGGGAGGATATCCTGAAACGGGAGAGGGAGAAGGAGCCAGAGTAA